The following proteins are co-located in the Neodiprion virginianus isolate iyNeoVirg1 chromosome 6, iyNeoVirg1.1, whole genome shotgun sequence genome:
- the LOC124306853 gene encoding uncharacterized protein LOC124306853 — translation MTSQLIFLTVAVVVLAQFSLALPARQSVNQEALSAAEAEHSEEAAGAAATGNSENTATEYQNHNIIKLTLREESLVIEINSEKFAIANKDIRHRHDNVTATNTDESSATLAHVQQSVESD, via the exons ATGACAAGTCAACTCATCTTCTTGACCGTGGCGGTCGTCGTCCTGGCACAATTCTCTTTGGCTTTGCCTGCACGGCAATCTGTGAATCAAGAAGCATTATCTGCCGCAGAG GCGGAGCATAGCGAAGAAGCAGCTGGAGCTGCAGCAACGGGAAATTCTGAAAACACGGCCACCGAGTACCAGAATCATAATATAATTAAGCTTACGTTACGTGAAGAATCATTGGTAATCGAGATCAACTCTGAGAAATTTGCAATAGCGAATAAAGATATCCGACACCGTCATGATAACGTTACTGCGACGAATACCGATGAATCAAGTGCAACCCTCGCTCACGTACAGCAAAGCGTAGAATCGGACTGA
- the LOC124306780 gene encoding uncharacterized protein LOC124306780 encodes MTSQLIFLTVAVVVLAQFSLALPARQSVNQEALSAAEAEHSEEAAGAAATGNSENTATEYQNHNIIKLTLREESLVIEINSEKFAIANKDIRHRHDNVTATNTDESSASLAHVQQSVESD; translated from the exons ATGACAAGTCAACTCATCTTCTTGACCGTGGCGGTCGTCGTCCTGGCACAATTCTCTTTGGCTTTGCCTGCACGGCAATCTGTGAATCAAGAAGCATTATCTGCCGCAGAG GCGGAGCATAGCGAAGAAGCAGCTGGAGCTGCAGCAACGGGAAATTCTGAAAACACGGCCACCGAGTACCAGAATCATAATATAATTAAGCTTACGTTACGTGAAGAATCATTGGTAATCGAGATCAACTCTGAGAAATTTGCAATAGCGAATAAAGATATCCGACACCGTCATGATAACGTTACTGCAACGAATACCGATGAATCAAGTGCATCCCTCGCTCACGTACAGCAAAGCGTAGAATcggactga